The following proteins are encoded in a genomic region of Paenibacillus sp. FSL R7-0273:
- a CDS encoding ABC transporter permease, with protein MYHLGLLWEYLKNYMKTRLTYRADFWVEVISDLLFQATNFIFIMVIFMHTESLGGWNQNEVVFVYGFFMVPYGVFSCFVNMWNFSERYIVKGEMDRVLTRPAHNLFQILLENVDPPSLIGSFIGLVIMAISGANLGLPFEWWTIPALLVLTLSAVAIYTGIYTALTSLSFYSDAPTGILPLMYNIQNYGRYPVTIYNRAIQVLLTWIIPFAFVGIYPAALFLQRDEMRGMAILTPVVGAVFLTIGLLSWNYGVRRYKGAGS; from the coding sequence ATGTATCATTTAGGCTTGTTATGGGAATATCTCAAAAATTACATGAAAACCCGTTTAACCTACCGCGCTGATTTCTGGGTAGAGGTTATCTCGGATCTGCTGTTCCAGGCTACGAACTTTATCTTTATCATGGTTATTTTTATGCACACGGAAAGTCTGGGCGGATGGAATCAGAATGAAGTGGTGTTTGTCTACGGCTTCTTTATGGTCCCTTACGGTGTATTCAGCTGCTTCGTGAATATGTGGAACTTCAGTGAGCGCTACATCGTCAAAGGCGAAATGGACCGTGTTCTGACCCGTCCGGCACATAACCTGTTTCAGATTCTTCTGGAAAATGTAGATCCGCCGTCCCTGATCGGCTCCTTCATTGGACTGGTCATTATGGCGATCAGCGGGGCAAATCTGGGCCTGCCGTTTGAGTGGTGGACCATTCCGGCGCTGCTTGTGCTTACGCTTAGTGCGGTCGCGATATATACCGGGATTTATACGGCTCTGACATCCTTGTCGTTCTATTCCGATGCACCGACCGGTATTCTTCCTCTGATGTACAATATCCAGAACTACGGGCGTTATCCGGTAACGATCTATAACCGGGCCATTCAGGTGCTGCTTACGTGGATTATCCCGTTTGCTTTTGTGGGTATCTATCCGGCAGCCCTGTTCCTGCAGCGGGATGAGATGAGAGGGATGGCTATTCTGACACCGGTTGTCGGGGCTGTGTTCCTCACTATCGGGCTTTTAAGCTGGAATTATGGGGTCAGACGGTATAAAGGCGCCGGCTCCTAA
- a CDS encoding ABC transporter permease, with protein sequence MLGAYFDFIRIRFLTMLAYRVNYYSGILIYTLNIGVNYFTWKAIYGGGESLGGFTSAQMTTYVAVSWMARAFYFNNLDREISSDIRDGSIAIQFIRPYNYVLVKMMQGLGEGLFRFLMLMIPGMIVAILLFPVQLPTEPAAWAGFLVMLFFSFLISSQINVITGLSAFFVENNEGVMRMKRVIVDLFSGLIVPISLFPGWLSSVLNVLPFQAITYLPGSVFTGRVQGVGIWNVLGIQVFWFLVLLIPIVWLYHAARKRLFVQGG encoded by the coding sequence CTGCTCGGCGCTTATTTCGATTTTATCCGCATCCGGTTTTTGACCATGCTTGCTTACCGCGTTAACTATTACTCAGGTATCCTTATTTATACCCTGAATATCGGAGTCAATTATTTTACCTGGAAGGCTATTTACGGCGGAGGAGAATCCTTAGGCGGCTTTACCAGCGCGCAGATGACGACCTATGTTGCCGTTTCCTGGATGGCGCGAGCCTTTTATTTTAACAATCTGGACCGGGAAATTTCATCAGACATCCGTGACGGGAGCATTGCGATCCAGTTCATCCGACCGTATAACTATGTGCTGGTCAAAATGATGCAGGGTCTTGGCGAAGGCCTGTTCCGCTTCCTGATGCTGATGATTCCGGGGATGATCGTTGCAATCCTGCTGTTTCCTGTGCAGCTTCCAACAGAGCCGGCCGCGTGGGCAGGGTTCCTGGTTATGCTCTTTTTCAGCTTCCTGATCAGTTCGCAGATTAATGTAATCACCGGGCTGAGCGCTTTTTTTGTGGAAAATAATGAAGGTGTTATGCGGATGAAGCGGGTTATTGTTGACCTGTTCTCCGGCTTGATTGTTCCGATCAGCCTGTTTCCGGGCTGGCTGTCGTCTGTGCTGAATGTATTGCCGTTTCAGGCGATTACATACCTTCCGGGCTCCGTCTTTACGGGCCGCGTTCAAGGGGTAGGCATTTGGAATGTGCTGGGCATCCAGGTCTTCTGGTTCCTGGTGCTGCTGATTCCGATTGTCTGGCTTTATCATGCGGCGCGTAAGCGGCTGTTCGTGCAGGGGGGCTAA
- a CDS encoding ABC transporter ATP-binding protein, giving the protein MNAIEVQDLRKTFKVQKNREGLKGAFADLFKRQYSEVTAVKDISFTIPEGEICGYIGENGAGKSTTIKMLTGILVPTSGNVSVGGFVPYMEREKFVQNIGVVFGQRSQLWWDIGVIESFQLLRKVYRVSEHDFKKRLDELVERLELQELLNRPVRKLSLGQRMRCELVAALLHNPSILFLDEPTIGLDIVVKSEIRDFLKDMNREHGTTILLTTHDLQDIEALCSRVIMLDDGRIIYDGGLEELKQRWGTGREVQFQFGTSTKLAQLVQWTDGMPVTWTAENELGANVWIPLELNVSDVLARVVGQADITDIKIIETNTDEIVRSIYQSGSADKPEDKIAALQEEKEAAHV; this is encoded by the coding sequence ATGAACGCAATTGAAGTGCAGGACTTGCGCAAAACCTTCAAAGTCCAAAAAAACCGCGAGGGCCTCAAAGGGGCCTTCGCTGATTTGTTTAAACGGCAGTATTCAGAAGTTACTGCGGTAAAGGATATTTCCTTCACCATACCCGAAGGCGAAATCTGCGGCTACATCGGGGAGAACGGGGCGGGCAAATCAACAACGATCAAGATGCTTACGGGAATTCTTGTTCCGACTTCCGGCAATGTCTCTGTAGGTGGCTTCGTCCCCTATATGGAGCGGGAAAAGTTCGTACAGAACATCGGGGTTGTATTCGGCCAGCGCAGTCAGCTGTGGTGGGACATCGGCGTTATCGAGTCCTTTCAGCTGCTGCGCAAGGTGTACAGAGTCTCCGAGCATGATTTCAAAAAGCGGCTGGACGAGCTCGTTGAGCGCCTGGAGCTGCAGGAGTTGCTGAACCGTCCGGTCCGCAAGTTGAGTCTCGGCCAGCGGATGCGCTGTGAGCTGGTAGCGGCGCTGCTGCATAACCCGTCCATCCTGTTTCTGGACGAGCCGACCATTGGTCTGGATATCGTCGTGAAATCGGAAATCCGCGATTTTCTCAAGGATATGAACCGCGAGCACGGCACAACGATTCTGCTGACAACCCATGATTTGCAGGACATTGAAGCTCTTTGCTCACGGGTGATCATGCTGGACGACGGGCGGATTATTTATGACGGCGGACTTGAGGAACTGAAGCAGCGCTGGGGAACCGGACGTGAGGTGCAGTTCCAGTTCGGCACGTCTACTAAACTGGCCCAGCTTGTACAGTGGACCGATGGAATGCCTGTTACATGGACCGCCGAGAACGAGCTGGGTGCCAATGTGTGGATTCCGCTGGAGCTGAATGTGTCCGATGTGCTGGCCCGTGTGGTGGGGCAGGCGGATATTACCGACATCAAAATCATCGAGACCAATACGGATGAGATTGTACGAAGCATCTATCAGTCCGGCTCTGCAGACAAACCGGAGGACAAGATAGCGGCACTGCAGGAAGAGAAAGAGGCGGCGCATGTCTAA